A single region of the Methanobacterium formicicum DSM 3637 genome encodes:
- a CDS encoding PAS domain S-box protein, translating into MSPENRIDVPVEILENISDVFISIDPNFRVTYINKLAEEFSGREKRNIIGKTFLEAFPQTQNNVFHEVYFQLVNKKEFTEREKFEFEAVFDEPPLKNWYTVRVFSSKNGFNIFFQDITSRKTAELELKESEEKYRSLIETIPDSTERERQWSNLISNLPGMVYHCLNDNKWTMTFISHQCKEITGYDPSEIINNDIKAYNDLIFEEDREHVWSTVQNALEKSEPYETTYRIVTRQNEIKWVWERGVGVEDENGELSLEGFIEDINDQKLAEEALKESEEKYRALFESDPNYTILLGLDGYLLDVNPAATMITGLSKKELVGKHFIDLTIFPEEELVSHREIFSHFVTGKTIAPYESRIYDYNGKIRWIEIKQSPIRIHGEITHVLLICSDITQRKKAENKIKESLKEKEVLLQEIHHRVKNNMQIVSSLLNLQKQYVDEEETVNILMESQNRVKSMAMIHEKLYQSHNLTSINIFDYVQSLVKDLFASYSTPASQITPIIEIDNVNLNIETAVPCGLIINELVSNSLKYAFPQGRGGKIILSLKLRGKYYELIISDNGIGFPEDLDFKNTESLGLQLVNSLVGQINGEIELNRSQGAMFKIIFSKLTYKERI; encoded by the coding sequence TTGTCTCCTGAAAACAGAATTGATGTGCCTGTAGAAATATTAGAAAACATTAGTGATGTTTTTATTTCCATAGACCCTAATTTTAGAGTAACATACATTAATAAACTCGCAGAAGAGTTTTCAGGAAGGGAAAAAAGAAATATTATTGGTAAAACTTTTCTAGAAGCTTTTCCACAAACCCAAAATAATGTTTTTCATGAGGTATACTTCCAGCTAGTTAATAAAAAAGAATTTACAGAAAGAGAGAAATTTGAATTTGAAGCTGTTTTTGATGAACCTCCCCTTAAAAATTGGTATACTGTTCGTGTTTTTTCCAGTAAAAATGGGTTTAACATATTTTTTCAGGATATAACTTCAAGAAAGACCGCAGAATTAGAGTTAAAAGAGAGTGAAGAAAAGTACAGATCACTCATTGAAACCATACCAGATTCCACAGAACGCGAGCGCCAGTGGTCTAACCTTATTTCAAACTTACCCGGCATGGTATACCATTGCCTAAATGATAATAAGTGGACAATGACTTTTATAAGTCATCAGTGCAAAGAAATAACCGGTTATGACCCTTCAGAAATTATCAACAATGATATAAAAGCATATAATGATTTGATTTTTGAGGAAGATCGTGAACATGTTTGGAGCACAGTTCAAAATGCCCTTGAAAAAAGTGAACCTTACGAAACCACTTACAGGATAGTAACTCGTCAAAATGAGATTAAATGGGTTTGGGAGCGAGGAGTAGGTGTTGAAGATGAAAATGGAGAATTGTCTCTGGAAGGTTTTATAGAGGACATAAACGATCAAAAACTTGCTGAAGAAGCTTTAAAAGAGAGTGAGGAAAAATATAGGGCTCTTTTTGAATCTGATCCTAACTATACCATATTACTGGGATTGGATGGTTATCTGTTGGATGTGAATCCTGCAGCTACCATGATCACAGGCCTGTCAAAAAAGGAGTTAGTGGGAAAACACTTTATTGATTTGACCATTTTTCCTGAAGAAGAACTTGTATCTCACCGGGAAATATTTTCACATTTTGTTACTGGCAAAACAATTGCCCCTTATGAATCCAGAATATATGATTATAATGGTAAAATTCGCTGGATTGAAATTAAACAAAGCCCTATAAGAATTCATGGTGAAATCACCCATGTTTTATTGATCTGCAGCGACATAACCCAACGTAAAAAAGCAGAAAATAAAATTAAAGAGTCCCTGAAAGAAAAAGAAGTCCTGCTGCAGGAGATCCATCACCGGGTTAAAAACAATATGCAAATTGTTTCCAGTCTCTTAAATCTCCAAAAACAGTATGTAGATGAAGAAGAGACAGTTAACATCCTCATGGAGAGTCAAAACAGGGTTAAGTCCATGGCCATGATCCATGAAAAATTATACCAGTCCCATAATTTAACCAGCATAAACATCTTTGACTATGTTCAAAGTCTGGTTAAAGATTTATTCGCATCATATTCAACTCCCGCAAGTCAGATCACACCCATAATTGAAATTGATAATGTGAATCTGAATATAGAAACAGCAGTACCCTGTGGACTCATAATCAACGAACTCGTATCCAACAGCCTTAAATATGCATTCCCCCAGGGAAGGGGAGGAAAAATCATTTTATCACTCAAATTACGTGGAAAATATTATGAACTGATCATCAGCGATAACGGTATTGGATTCCCAGAGGATCTTGATTTTAAAAATACAGAATCACTGGGTCTGCAACTCGTTAATAGTTTAGTTGGTCAAATTAATGGTGAAATAGAGCTCAATCGAAGTCAGGGTGCCATGTTCAAAATTATTTTTTCAAAATTAACTTACAAAGAAAGAATTTAG
- a CDS encoding nuclear transport factor 2 family protein: MNIGKVENLFKNLETGNSDIFFKHVSDDVSWTVMGTHPLAGTYLNKEDFISHTFRRLNRILEEGVILKVKNILLQDDTAVVEMESISTALNGKPFNNTYCWVVYFKNDVIVEVRAYVDSALVQKVIDENEK; the protein is encoded by the coding sequence ATGAACATTGGAAAGGTGGAGAATCTATTTAAAAATCTCGAAACAGGGAACAGTGACATTTTTTTCAAACATGTTTCAGATGATGTTTCATGGACTGTTATGGGCACTCATCCCCTTGCTGGAACTTACCTTAATAAAGAAGATTTCATTTCCCATACATTCAGGCGATTAAACAGGATACTGGAAGAAGGAGTGATTTTAAAGGTCAAAAATATTCTCCTTCAGGATGATACTGCAGTGGTAGAGATGGAATCCATTTCCACAGCTTTAAATGGAAAACCATTTAACAACACTTATTGCTGGGTAGTTTACTTCAAAAACGATGTCATTGTTGAAGTCCGGGCCTATGTTGACTCAGCCCTGGTACAGAAAGTTATAGATGAAAATGAAAAATAA
- a CDS encoding winged helix-turn-helix domain-containing protein, which translates to MSDSGLYNTPAKLEAIHRDIKRLMERSNQEYLNLMMTNIRKDFLASLTAYIDGDIEKGLENGMVNPCPMRDTCKSIFTDFLEDNSKNIRHGNISNEVITGKRDELSKIRKKASFDDCDICFKEVDSLFEKQLKLIGSLQIYNSNDEIKTEISAINEEEIVKSVLEPLSNKLRLQILKSMASETHSFSALSELTGLRGGNLLFHIQKLMESDLIIQRHERGDYMITKKGFNLISLLSDFQQCLED; encoded by the coding sequence ATGAGTGATTCGGGACTATACAATACTCCTGCTAAATTGGAGGCAATACACCGTGATATCAAACGGTTAATGGAACGATCCAACCAGGAATACCTAAATCTAATGATGACCAATATAAGGAAGGATTTTCTGGCTTCATTAACTGCTTATATTGATGGTGACATTGAAAAAGGTCTTGAAAATGGAATGGTTAATCCATGTCCCATGAGGGACACGTGTAAATCCATATTCACGGATTTTTTAGAGGATAATTCAAAAAACATACGTCATGGGAACATTTCCAATGAGGTTATCACTGGGAAAAGGGATGAACTAAGCAAAATACGAAAAAAGGCCTCTTTTGATGATTGTGATATATGTTTTAAGGAAGTTGACTCCCTTTTTGAGAAACAGTTAAAACTCATAGGTTCTTTACAGATATACAATTCTAATGATGAAATAAAAACAGAAATTTCTGCTATTAATGAGGAAGAAATTGTTAAAAGTGTACTCGAACCGTTATCCAATAAACTGAGACTGCAAATACTAAAATCTATGGCCTCCGAAACTCATAGTTTTTCAGCACTTTCTGAACTAACTGGACTTCGCGGTGGTAACTTATTATTCCACATCCAGAAACTCATGGAAAGTGATCTCATCATCCAGAGACATGAAAGAGGAGACTACATGATCACTAAAAAAGGATTTAATCTAATTTCACTGCTTTCTGATTTTCAACAGTGCCTGGAAGATTAA
- a CDS encoding winged helix-turn-helix domain-containing protein, which translates to MEGEGLLWWLIAGTRGGINRAKIINELNSRPYNANQLAKCLKLDYKTVKHHLNVLVKNNIVMTCGDGQYGTVYMLSSTMEENFDSFKQIWKESEKE; encoded by the coding sequence ATGGAAGGTGAAGGTTTACTCTGGTGGTTGATAGCTGGAACGCGCGGGGGAATCAATCGAGCCAAAATAATCAATGAACTCAATTCAAGACCATATAATGCTAATCAGCTTGCTAAATGTCTTAAATTAGATTATAAAACTGTTAAACATCACTTGAATGTTCTGGTCAAGAATAATATAGTAATGACATGTGGCGACGGACAGTATGGGACTGTTTACATGCTTTCATCTACAATGGAGGAAAACTTCGATTCATTCAAACAGATATGGAAAGAATCTGAAAAAGAATAG
- a CDS encoding SulP family inorganic anion transporter, which produces MKSLSSYLPITRWVRNYNKDWLRPDIIAGITVGAFIIPESIAYVSLANLPPEIGLYSAMVAVLVYAIFGTSRQLSVGPLSTLSILVGSTLGSLMIPNATQYAMIASLIAVIAGLLAMASWVLRLGFIVKFISKPVLTGFLAGIALFIASGQITKLFGISGGSGTFFQRIYYFLIHIDQTNLASLAVGMGGLLFLYLATKKFPKLPNTLFLVLGSTVLITFTNLTALGVDVVGQIPQGLPSLVIPDPSLLDVNILITLAVTVFLISYMEGYLFAAEYAAKNSYKIDKNQELLALGMSNVAVGLFQGLPIGGALSRTAINNDSGAKTQLAGAISGLVILMVLLFLTGIFTNLPETILAAIVIFIIKGLVDLPHFRKIYSFSKIEFAIAIVTLLVVLFFGALEGIVIGVILSVVGLIKKMYNPHIAVLGKMPGKDQFLDIKRRPEAHIIPEILIVRVDGSQIFLNTEDIKNTILDMVDNEYTDTKLLILDFEATSFIDHSGTEMLEDLYDELNHRGIKLKAANMYGPLRDSLQKTKLESEIVESPTSLTIEDCIEIWESETGNDV; this is translated from the coding sequence ATGAAATCCCTTTCATCGTACCTTCCCATAACCAGGTGGGTCCGAAACTACAATAAGGATTGGTTACGGCCAGATATAATAGCTGGGATTACTGTTGGTGCTTTTATAATCCCTGAATCCATTGCATATGTATCTTTAGCTAATTTACCGCCAGAAATAGGTTTATATTCTGCCATGGTTGCGGTTTTAGTCTATGCCATTTTTGGAACATCCCGCCAGTTATCAGTGGGGCCCCTCTCCACCCTTTCCATACTGGTTGGTTCTACACTGGGCTCTTTGATGATTCCCAATGCTACCCAGTACGCCATGATAGCATCCCTGATAGCAGTTATAGCTGGCCTTCTGGCCATGGCCTCATGGGTTTTAAGATTAGGATTCATAGTTAAATTCATATCTAAACCAGTTTTAACTGGTTTCCTGGCAGGCATAGCATTATTCATAGCTTCTGGTCAAATTACTAAGTTATTCGGAATATCTGGCGGTTCCGGAACTTTTTTTCAACGCATTTATTACTTTTTAATCCATATAGATCAAACTAACTTAGCTTCTCTTGCAGTTGGTATGGGTGGGCTCCTGTTTTTGTACCTGGCAACCAAAAAATTCCCTAAATTACCCAACACACTCTTTCTGGTTTTAGGATCAACTGTACTCATCACTTTTACCAACTTAACTGCTCTGGGAGTGGATGTGGTTGGTCAAATCCCTCAGGGATTACCATCTCTTGTAATTCCCGATCCTTCCCTTTTGGATGTGAATATTTTAATTACTCTGGCGGTCACTGTCTTTCTCATAAGTTACATGGAAGGATATTTATTTGCAGCCGAATACGCAGCAAAAAATAGTTATAAAATTGATAAAAACCAGGAATTATTAGCTTTAGGCATGTCAAATGTTGCTGTAGGGCTGTTCCAGGGATTACCTATAGGTGGGGCACTATCTAGAACTGCAATAAATAATGATAGTGGTGCTAAAACCCAGCTGGCAGGAGCTATATCTGGACTAGTTATTTTAATGGTCCTGTTATTTTTAACCGGCATTTTTACCAACTTACCTGAGACCATACTGGCAGCCATTGTAATATTTATTATAAAGGGCCTGGTGGATCTACCTCACTTTCGCAAGATCTACAGTTTCAGTAAGATAGAATTCGCTATTGCCATAGTTACCTTGCTTGTTGTGTTGTTCTTTGGAGCACTGGAAGGCATTGTGATTGGAGTAATACTATCAGTGGTGGGGTTGATTAAGAAAATGTATAATCCCCACATAGCAGTGCTGGGAAAAATGCCGGGTAAAGATCAGTTTTTAGATATTAAACGACGTCCAGAAGCACATATAATCCCAGAAATACTCATTGTAAGGGTTGATGGGTCCCAAATATTCCTAAACACTGAAGACATAAAAAATACCATTCTTGACATGGTAGATAATGAATATACAGATACAAAATTACTTATTCTCGATTTTGAGGCAACATCCTTCATTGATCATTCTGGAACTGAAATGTTAGAGGATCTCTACGATGAATTAAACCATAGGGGAATCAAGCTTAAAGCAGCCAATATGTATGGTCCCCTGAGAGATTCTCTTCAAAAAACCAAATTAGAATCAGAAATTGTGGAAAGTCCTACTTCTTTAACCATAGAAGATTGTATTGAAATTTGGGAGTCAGAAACTGGTAATGATGTTTAA